The Rhodopseudomonas palustris genome window below encodes:
- a CDS encoding circularly permuted type 2 ATP-grasp protein: MAVAFDEMNGPGGDVRAAYQELSRWLGETPPEALTHRRQEAELLFRRIGITFAVYGDAEAQERLIPFDVIPRILSAQEWARMELGLKQRVRALNMFLRDIYHGRDILRAGIIPDDLIFQNPVFRPEMNGQAVPHDVYVHIAGIDIVRVDDEHFYVLEDNARTPSGVSYMLENREIMMRLFPDLFARHRIAPVERYPDELLTALRSVAPAHSSSEPTVALMTPGVFNSAYYEHSFLADKLGIELVEGRDLVVKNDEVFMRTTEGLKRVDVIYRRVDDDFIDPLTFRPDSVLGVPGLMSAYRAGNVTLANAVGTGIADDKAVYSYMPDIVKFYLDEEPILKNVPTWRCREPSDLAYVLDHLSELVVKEVHGSGGYGMLIGPTATKATIEAFREKLKREPEGFIAQPTLALSTCPTCTEAGLAPRHVDLRPFVLTGRDRITVVPGGLTRVALQEGSLVVNSSQGGGTKDTWVLDE, from the coding sequence ATGGCAGTTGCGTTTGATGAAATGAACGGCCCCGGCGGCGATGTTCGCGCGGCCTATCAGGAATTGTCCCGCTGGCTCGGCGAAACGCCGCCCGAAGCCCTCACCCATCGACGCCAGGAAGCCGAGCTGCTGTTTCGCCGCATCGGCATCACCTTCGCGGTGTATGGCGACGCGGAAGCGCAGGAGCGGCTGATCCCGTTCGACGTCATCCCTCGCATTCTGTCGGCGCAGGAATGGGCGCGGATGGAGCTCGGGCTGAAGCAGCGCGTCCGCGCGCTCAACATGTTCCTGCGCGACATCTATCACGGCCGCGACATCCTGCGCGCCGGAATCATCCCCGACGACCTGATCTTCCAGAACCCGGTGTTCCGCCCGGAGATGAACGGCCAGGCGGTGCCGCACGACGTCTACGTCCATATCGCCGGCATCGACATCGTCCGGGTCGACGACGAACATTTCTACGTGCTGGAGGACAATGCGCGAACGCCGTCGGGCGTCTCCTACATGCTGGAAAACCGCGAGATCATGATGCGGCTGTTTCCGGATTTGTTCGCGCGGCACCGCATCGCGCCGGTCGAGCGCTATCCGGACGAACTCCTGACCGCGCTGCGCTCGGTGGCTCCCGCACATTCGTCGTCGGAACCGACCGTGGCGCTGATGACGCCCGGCGTTTTCAATTCCGCCTATTACGAGCACTCGTTCCTCGCCGACAAGCTCGGCATCGAACTGGTCGAAGGCCGCGACCTCGTCGTCAAAAACGACGAGGTGTTCATGCGCACCACCGAAGGGCTGAAACGGGTCGACGTGATCTATCGCCGGGTCGACGACGACTTCATCGATCCTTTGACGTTCCGCCCGGATTCGGTGCTCGGCGTGCCCGGGCTGATGTCGGCCTATCGGGCCGGCAACGTCACGCTGGCCAACGCGGTCGGCACCGGCATCGCCGACGACAAGGCGGTGTACAGCTATATGCCGGACATCGTGAAATTCTATCTGGACGAAGAACCGATCCTGAAGAACGTCCCGACCTGGCGCTGCCGCGAGCCGAGCGACCTAGCCTACGTGCTCGACCATCTGTCCGAGCTGGTGGTCAAGGAAGTGCACGGCTCCGGCGGCTACGGTATGCTGATCGGCCCCACTGCCACCAAGGCGACGATCGAAGCGTTCCGCGAGAAGCTGAAGCGCGAGCCGGAGGGCTTCATCGCCCAACCGACGCTCGCGCTCTCCACCTGCCCCACCTGCACCGAAGCCGGCCTCGCCCCGCGCCACGTCGACCTGCGGCCGTTCGTGCTCACCGGCCGCGACCGCATCACCGTGGTGCCCGGCGGCCTGACCCGCGTCGCGCTGCAGGAAGGCTCGCTGGTGGTGAACTCCAGCCAAGGTGGCGGCACCAAGGACACCTGGGTGCTGGATGAGTAG
- a CDS encoding glutathione binding-like protein encodes MIDLYYAPTPNGWKISIMLEECGLPYKVVPMQLGRGDQHQPEFLKLSPNGRMPAIVDHAPTGGGAPLSVFESGAILIYLAEKSGQLMPTGTRARFEVMQWLMWQMAGLGPMLGQNGHFLLYAPEKIPYAIDRYSREAKRLYGVLDQRLAGRDYIAGDYSIADIACFPWIMTHKAQGLTLDDYPNIKRWYTTLRARPKLQAGLALGKEDKKPMDEQARKLLFGVDKPAHADVQAQSAQQQ; translated from the coding sequence ATGATCGATCTGTATTACGCGCCGACGCCGAACGGCTGGAAGATCTCGATCATGCTGGAAGAGTGCGGCCTGCCTTACAAGGTGGTGCCGATGCAGCTCGGCCGCGGCGATCAGCACCAGCCGGAATTCCTCAAACTCAGCCCCAACGGACGCATGCCGGCGATCGTCGATCACGCGCCGACTGGCGGCGGCGCGCCGCTGTCGGTGTTCGAGAGCGGGGCGATCCTGATCTATCTGGCGGAGAAATCCGGGCAACTGATGCCGACCGGGACGCGGGCGCGGTTTGAGGTGATGCAGTGGCTGATGTGGCAGATGGCCGGGCTCGGGCCGATGCTCGGGCAGAACGGCCACTTCCTGCTGTATGCGCCGGAGAAGATCCCGTACGCGATCGACCGCTACAGCCGCGAAGCGAAGCGGTTGTACGGCGTGCTCGATCAGCGGCTGGCCGGCCGCGACTATATCGCCGGCGACTACTCGATTGCCGACATCGCCTGCTTTCCCTGGATTATGACCCACAAGGCGCAGGGCTTGACGCTCGACGACTATCCCAACATCAAGCGCTGGTACACGACGTTGCGCGCTCGGCCCAAGCTGCAGGCCGGTCTCGCCCTCGGCAAGGAGGACAAGAAGCCGATGGACGAGCAGGCCCGCAAGCTGCTGTTCGGCGTCGACAAGCCCGCGCATGCGGACGTGCAGGCGCAGAGCGCGCAGCAGCAGTGA
- a CDS encoding NADPH:quinone oxidoreductase family protein, whose protein sequence is MPKAVVCRELGPPESLRLEEIERKDLKPGDVRVAIRAAGINFPDILMCAGEYQLKPELPFIPGMEAAGEIIELGADVANVKLGDRVIVKLRFGAYAEEVVAAASQLTLAPANFDFAEAATYLAGHGTAWHGLVERGQLQPGEVLLVHGAGGGVGLAAVEVGKYLGAAVIAAASSEEKLAVARQRGADHGILYGAEPFKDAVKRITEGRGADVVFDPVGGQIFEDSVRCINWGARLLVVGFTGGIGLARTNLILMKGASVIGVRAGEAVRRDPARGEQRTAKLLELAAKGLLRPNVSHRLPLSEWAPAMRLLIDRKAIGRVALLP, encoded by the coding sequence ATGCCGAAGGCTGTGGTGTGCCGCGAACTCGGACCTCCCGAGTCGCTGCGGCTGGAAGAGATCGAACGCAAGGACTTGAAGCCCGGCGACGTGCGGGTTGCGATCCGCGCCGCCGGCATCAACTTCCCCGACATCCTGATGTGTGCCGGCGAGTATCAGCTCAAGCCGGAGCTGCCGTTCATTCCCGGCATGGAAGCGGCCGGCGAGATCATCGAACTCGGCGCTGATGTTGCAAACGTGAAGCTCGGCGATCGGGTGATCGTCAAGCTCCGGTTCGGCGCCTACGCCGAAGAGGTGGTGGCTGCGGCTTCGCAACTCACGCTGGCGCCCGCGAATTTCGATTTCGCCGAAGCTGCGACCTATCTGGCCGGCCACGGCACCGCTTGGCACGGGCTGGTCGAACGCGGCCAGCTGCAGCCCGGCGAAGTTCTGCTGGTGCATGGCGCCGGCGGCGGCGTCGGGCTCGCGGCGGTCGAGGTGGGCAAGTATCTCGGCGCCGCCGTGATCGCGGCGGCGTCGAGCGAAGAGAAGCTCGCGGTGGCGCGGCAGCGCGGCGCCGACCACGGCATCCTCTATGGCGCCGAACCGTTCAAGGATGCGGTAAAGCGCATCACCGAGGGCCGCGGTGCCGATGTGGTGTTCGATCCGGTCGGCGGCCAGATCTTCGAAGACAGCGTGCGCTGTATCAATTGGGGCGCGCGGCTGCTGGTGGTCGGCTTTACCGGTGGCATTGGGCTCGCGCGCACCAATCTGATCCTGATGAAGGGCGCGAGCGTGATCGGCGTCCGTGCCGGCGAGGCGGTGCGGCGCGATCCGGCGCGCGGCGAGCAGCGCACCGCCAAGCTGCTCGAGCTTGCCGCCAAGGGCCTGCTTCGGCCCAACGTGTCGCATCGCTTGCCGTTGTCGGAATGGGCTCCGGCGATGCGTTTGCTGATCGACCGTAAGGCGATCGGCCGGGTCGCGCTGCTCCCGTAA
- a CDS encoding GNAT family N-acetyltransferase, with product MTVKTATWRRMTPADLSAVNAIAAVVHAAYPEDAAVFAERLALHPGGCFVLETASGLGGYLISHPWHFKQPPALNALLGLIPQPASTYYLHDIALLPEARGGGAAATILSTLEQHAVETADNITLVAVGGTVRFWQRLGFEPIDSKELSQKLASYGADARYMGRPAKLG from the coding sequence ATGACCGTCAAGACTGCGACCTGGCGCCGCATGACGCCCGCCGATCTGTCCGCCGTCAACGCGATCGCCGCGGTGGTGCATGCGGCCTATCCTGAAGATGCAGCGGTGTTTGCCGAGCGGCTGGCGCTGCATCCAGGCGGCTGCTTCGTGCTCGAAACCGCAAGCGGCCTCGGCGGCTATCTGATCAGCCACCCGTGGCACTTTAAACAGCCGCCGGCGCTCAATGCGCTACTCGGCCTCATCCCCCAGCCAGCCTCGACCTATTATCTGCACGACATCGCCCTGCTTCCCGAAGCGCGTGGCGGCGGCGCGGCCGCAACCATTCTCTCAACGCTGGAACAGCATGCCGTCGAGACTGCGGACAACATCACGCTGGTCGCCGTTGGCGGCACCGTTCGGTTTTGGCAGCGACTGGGCTTCGAGCCAATCGACAGCAAAGAGCTCTCCCAAAAGCTCGCCAGCTACGGCGCCGACGCACGCTACATGGGCCGCCCGGCCAAACTCGGATGA
- a CDS encoding competence/damage-inducible protein A has translation MSEIVTAGILVIGDEILSGRTKDKNIGFIAEYLTNIAIDLREVRVVADDEAAIIEALDALRSRYTYVFTTGGIGPTHDDITADCVAKAFGVEIGYHPEVVARFRERFSEAELNEARLRMARIPDGAELIQSATIIAPGFKIGNVIVMAGVPSIMQAMMDIVAPRLKSGVRMLSETVKANAREGDIGGPLREIAAAHPDTMIGSYPFLDEERKPNTNLVVRSRDPEKLQQAMAAVKQMLADLQAAK, from the coding sequence ATGAGCGAGATCGTTACGGCGGGTATCCTGGTGATCGGCGACGAGATTCTGTCGGGCCGGACCAAGGACAAGAACATCGGCTTCATCGCCGAGTACCTGACCAATATCGCGATCGATTTGCGCGAGGTGCGCGTGGTGGCCGACGACGAGGCCGCGATCATCGAGGCGCTGGACGCGTTACGCAGCCGCTACACCTACGTGTTCACCACCGGCGGCATCGGACCGACCCATGACGACATCACGGCCGACTGCGTCGCCAAGGCGTTCGGCGTCGAGATCGGCTATCACCCCGAGGTGGTGGCCCGGTTCCGCGAACGGTTCTCCGAAGCCGAGCTCAACGAAGCGCGGCTGCGGATGGCGCGGATCCCGGATGGCGCCGAGCTGATCCAGAGCGCGACCATCATCGCGCCCGGTTTCAAGATCGGCAACGTCATCGTCATGGCCGGCGTGCCGTCGATCATGCAGGCGATGATGGACATCGTGGCGCCGCGGCTGAAGTCCGGCGTCCGGATGCTGTCGGAGACGGTGAAGGCCAACGCGCGCGAGGGCGACATCGGCGGCCCACTGCGCGAGATCGCCGCCGCACATCCGGATACGATGATCGGCAGCTATCCGTTCCTCGACGAGGAGCGCAAGCCGAACACCAATCTGGTGGTGCGCTCGCGCGATCCGGAAAAGCTGCAGCAGGCGATGGCCGCCGTAAAGCAGATGCTGGCGGACCTGCAGGCCGCAAAGTGA
- a CDS encoding GNAT family N-acetyltransferase: MINGERLEIVQTGERLQEIGPAWEALWDHTGAVVFQSHAWIAAWWRALPDRERRNLFIVLAWRGDTLEAVLPLAICRQHGVRVLEWAAKDYSDYCDALLHPTADPSVLERMWDYSHAHGGFDAVYLGHLLPTAAVRTLANDKAGYRSALRPHYRQATSLRVVGPWASSQAWFDAQSGNARRNYRRSLKSLSEGAKVEFRLLSPEEPIGPAVRRCADLKRAWCERNGLVAPLFDEGSPMLETLAQVLADKGLLRVFVLERDGVIVAMTINLMQHDTMMAYVTTYDAAFDRSSPGYILLFDYIRWSIDHGATTIDFLCGDEDYKYRFANQQVTLASFVAGRTLLGEAALRSDRAWHTLQTYRGRMQSGLSRAKRFLDKRPASQAAADR, translated from the coding sequence ATGATCAACGGCGAACGGCTGGAAATCGTGCAGACGGGCGAACGCCTGCAGGAAATCGGCCCTGCCTGGGAGGCGCTGTGGGACCACACCGGCGCCGTCGTGTTTCAGAGCCATGCTTGGATCGCGGCCTGGTGGCGTGCGCTTCCCGATCGGGAACGGCGGAACCTGTTTATCGTCCTTGCGTGGCGCGGCGACACTCTAGAGGCCGTCCTGCCGCTTGCGATCTGTCGCCAGCATGGCGTCCGCGTCCTCGAATGGGCTGCCAAGGACTATTCCGACTACTGCGATGCACTTCTGCACCCAACCGCCGACCCGTCGGTGCTCGAACGGATGTGGGACTACAGCCACGCGCACGGCGGCTTCGATGCTGTTTACCTCGGCCATCTCCTGCCAACAGCAGCGGTGAGGACACTCGCCAACGATAAAGCTGGATATCGCAGCGCGCTGCGCCCGCACTACCGGCAAGCCACCAGTCTCCGCGTCGTCGGCCCATGGGCCAGCAGTCAGGCGTGGTTCGATGCGCAGTCCGGAAATGCGCGTCGAAACTATCGCCGCTCGCTGAAAAGCCTGTCGGAAGGTGCAAAAGTCGAATTCCGCCTGCTGTCGCCCGAGGAGCCGATTGGCCCTGCAGTGCGGCGCTGTGCCGACCTGAAACGTGCCTGGTGCGAGCGGAACGGTCTGGTGGCGCCGCTGTTCGATGAGGGCTCGCCGATGCTGGAAACGCTTGCGCAAGTGCTCGCCGACAAAGGACTGCTTCGGGTGTTCGTGCTTGAGCGAGACGGAGTGATCGTCGCCATGACGATCAATCTGATGCAGCACGATACGATGATGGCTTACGTCACGACGTACGACGCCGCCTTCGATCGCAGCTCGCCCGGCTATATCCTGCTGTTCGACTACATCCGTTGGTCGATCGATCACGGCGCCACGACGATCGACTTTCTCTGTGGCGACGAGGATTACAAATATCGGTTTGCCAATCAGCAGGTGACCTTGGCGTCGTTTGTCGCCGGGCGGACTCTTCTCGGCGAGGCGGCGCTGCGATCGGACCGCGCTTGGCACACGCTGCAGACCTATCGAGGGCGGATGCAGAGCGGGCTGTCGAGGGCCAAACGATTCTTGGATAAAAGGCCGGCGAGCCAAGCTGCTGCCGATCGATAA
- a CDS encoding 2-hydroxychromene-2-carboxylate isomerase translates to MLEFFFDCSSPWTYLAFHNIQPLAKDMGEEITWRPILVGGIFNSVNPSVYESRKTPVPLKARYMVKDLSDWARSAGLPIKMPPSVFPVNSVKAMRGCLWLLRDKPDAMVPFATAVFEAYWGDDQDISKDDVLTAICARCGLDPQAFFAAIAEQSIKDQLKDNTDEVMARGGFGSPTIFVDKTDMYFGNDRLPLVREALARRKAGAA, encoded by the coding sequence ATGCTCGAATTCTTCTTCGACTGCTCCAGTCCGTGGACGTATCTCGCCTTTCACAACATCCAACCGCTGGCGAAAGACATGGGCGAGGAGATCACCTGGCGGCCGATCCTGGTCGGCGGCATCTTCAACTCGGTCAATCCGAGTGTGTACGAATCCCGCAAGACGCCGGTGCCGCTGAAGGCGCGCTACATGGTCAAGGACCTGTCGGATTGGGCGCGCTCGGCGGGCCTTCCGATCAAGATGCCGCCCAGCGTGTTTCCGGTGAACAGCGTCAAGGCGATGCGTGGCTGTCTCTGGTTGCTGCGCGACAAGCCCGACGCGATGGTGCCGTTTGCGACCGCGGTGTTCGAAGCGTATTGGGGCGACGATCAGGACATCTCCAAAGACGACGTGCTGACCGCCATCTGCGCCCGGTGCGGCCTCGACCCGCAGGCATTCTTCGCCGCGATCGCGGAGCAGAGCATCAAGGACCAGCTTAAGGACAACACCGACGAGGTGATGGCACGCGGCGGCTTCGGCTCGCCGACCATCTTTGTGGACAAGACCGACATGTATTTTGGTAACGACCGGCTGCCATTGGTGCGCGAGGCGCTGGCGCGTCGCAAGGCGGGTGCCGCCTGA
- a CDS encoding peptidase has translation MTYCCGVLVREGLVMVADTRTNAGLDNISTFRKLHVFSKPGDRIMAVASAGNLSISQSVLSTLTEGLENAETGERETLISASSMFQAAQLIGRAIRHVNATEAQALKAEDINYEVSFLFGGQIKGERMRLFMIYPAGNFIECTIDTPYLQIGEHKYGKPVLDRAITYDVELYEALKTSLISMDSTMRSNLGVGLPIDVLVVRTDVCDADLNHRIEAGEPYFHDLRSRWSAALRAAHKNIPRPPYKDQA, from the coding sequence ATGACCTATTGCTGTGGAGTTCTGGTGCGTGAAGGCCTGGTGATGGTGGCCGACACCCGCACCAATGCCGGGCTCGACAACATCTCGACCTTCCGCAAGCTGCACGTCTTCAGCAAGCCGGGCGACCGCATCATGGCGGTGGCGAGCGCCGGCAATCTGTCGATCAGCCAGTCGGTGCTGTCGACCCTCACCGAGGGCCTGGAGAACGCCGAGACCGGCGAGCGCGAGACTCTGATCAGCGCCTCCAGCATGTTTCAGGCGGCGCAGCTGATCGGCCGCGCGATCCGGCACGTCAACGCCACCGAGGCGCAGGCGCTCAAGGCGGAAGACATCAACTACGAAGTGTCGTTCCTGTTCGGCGGCCAGATCAAGGGCGAGCGGATGCGCCTGTTCATGATCTACCCGGCCGGCAATTTCATCGAATGCACCATCGACACGCCGTATTTGCAGATCGGCGAGCACAAATACGGCAAGCCGGTGCTCGATCGCGCGATTACTTACGACGTCGAACTGTACGAGGCGCTGAAGACCAGCCTGATCTCGATGGATTCGACGATGCGCTCCAATCTCGGCGTCGGGCTACCGATCGACGTGCTGGTGGTGCGCACCGATGTCTGCGATGCCGATCTCAACCACCGCATCGAGGCGGGCGAGCCCTACTTCCACGACCTCCGCTCGCGCTGGTCCGCCGCCCTTCGCGCCGCCCACAAAAACATCCCGCGCCCGCCCTATAAGGACCAGGCGTGA
- a CDS encoding methionine synthase, with amino-acid sequence MLFPTTIAGSLPKPEWLAEPNKLWAPWKSTGAELLRAKRDATILALKLQEDSGIDIVTEGEQARQHFVHGFLEAVEGIDFAHKVEMGIRNDRYKAMVPQVVAPLRLKGRVHGFEGQIARAHSTHKIKFTLPGPMTIIDTIADRYYGDRVKMAFAFAELLNKEAKALQADGIDMIQFDEPAFNVYMSEAADWGVKALERAAQDLTCATAVHICYGYGIKANTDWKETLGAEWRQYEDIFPAIDASAIQQVAVECRNSKVPLELLSLLKGKIVQAGVIDVASDEVETAEDVCATIEAVMQHVPKSNIIATTNCGMAPMRREIAEAKLFALGAGAELARQRFA; translated from the coding sequence ATGCTGTTTCCGACCACGATCGCCGGCTCGTTGCCGAAACCGGAATGGCTGGCCGAGCCCAACAAGCTGTGGGCGCCGTGGAAGTCGACGGGCGCTGAGCTGCTCCGCGCCAAGCGCGACGCCACCATCCTGGCGCTGAAGCTGCAGGAAGACTCGGGGATCGACATCGTCACCGAGGGCGAACAGGCGCGGCAGCATTTCGTCCACGGCTTCCTCGAAGCTGTCGAGGGCATCGACTTCGCCCACAAGGTCGAGATGGGCATCCGCAACGATCGCTACAAAGCGATGGTGCCGCAGGTGGTGGCGCCGCTGCGGCTGAAGGGCCGCGTTCACGGCTTCGAAGGCCAGATCGCACGTGCGCATAGCACGCACAAGATCAAATTCACCCTGCCCGGCCCGATGACGATCATCGACACCATCGCCGATCGCTACTACGGCGACCGCGTCAAGATGGCATTCGCCTTCGCCGAGCTGCTCAACAAGGAAGCCAAGGCGCTGCAGGCCGACGGCATCGACATGATCCAGTTCGACGAGCCGGCGTTCAATGTCTACATGAGCGAGGCTGCGGACTGGGGTGTCAAGGCGCTGGAGCGCGCCGCGCAGGACCTGACCTGCGCCACCGCCGTCCACATCTGCTACGGCTACGGCATCAAGGCCAACACCGATTGGAAGGAAACGCTCGGCGCCGAGTGGCGGCAATACGAGGACATCTTCCCGGCGATCGACGCCAGCGCGATCCAGCAGGTCGCGGTCGAATGCCGCAATTCGAAAGTGCCGCTGGAACTGTTGTCGCTGCTGAAGGGCAAGATCGTCCAGGCCGGCGTCATCGATGTCGCCAGCGACGAGGTCGAGACGGCGGAAGACGTCTGCGCCACGATCGAAGCGGTGATGCAGCACGTGCCGAAGAGCAACATCATCGCCACCACCAACTGCGGCATGGCCCCGATGCGGCGGGAGATCGCCGAGGCGAAGCTATTTGCGCTCGGCGCGGGAGCGGAACTGGCACGGCAGCGGTTTGCGTAG
- a CDS encoding alpha-E domain-containing protein translates to MLSRTAENLFWLSRYVERAEYLARTIEATLRVTALPNTYSGQGNEWDSALLTAGVSASFYAQYDEANEPNVVDFLSMSTSNPSSIRNCIEAARLNARSVRTALTGAMWDTINSAWIELQENWSKGAKTREQLTQFLRFVQETSLRFDGSAYRTMLRNDAYWFSRLGVHLERADNTARILDVKYHLLLPEEEHVGGPLDYYQWSSILRSVSALTAYHWVYRETLKPWLIADLLILNDSLPRSLASCYGNLVRNLDQIGVAYGRQGPSQRHARAIRNRLEHSNMDDIFQRGVHEFIQEFIADNSRLGEIVAKQYLI, encoded by the coding sequence ATGCTGTCCCGTACCGCTGAAAACCTGTTCTGGCTGTCCCGTTACGTCGAGCGCGCCGAATATCTGGCGCGGACCATCGAGGCGACGCTGCGCGTCACCGCGCTGCCGAACACCTATTCGGGCCAGGGCAACGAATGGGATTCGGCACTGCTGACCGCCGGCGTCAGCGCCAGCTTCTATGCGCAGTACGACGAGGCCAACGAGCCCAACGTCGTCGATTTCCTGTCGATGTCGACCTCGAACCCGTCATCGATCCGCAATTGCATCGAGGCGGCGCGGCTGAACGCACGCTCGGTGCGAACCGCGCTGACGGGCGCGATGTGGGACACCATCAACTCGGCCTGGATCGAACTGCAAGAGAACTGGAGCAAGGGCGCCAAGACCCGCGAGCAGCTGACGCAGTTCCTGCGTTTCGTGCAGGAGACCTCGCTACGGTTCGACGGCTCGGCCTATCGCACCATGCTGCGCAACGACGCCTATTGGTTCTCGCGGCTCGGCGTGCATCTCGAACGCGCCGACAACACCGCGCGGATTCTCGACGTCAAATATCACCTGCTGCTGCCCGAAGAGGAGCACGTCGGCGGTCCGCTCGACTACTATCAATGGTCATCGATCCTGCGCTCGGTGTCGGCACTGACGGCGTATCACTGGGTGTATCGCGAGACTTTGAAACCGTGGCTGATCGCCGACCTGCTGATCCTCAACGACAGCCTGCCGCGGTCACTCGCCTCGTGCTACGGCAATCTGGTGCGCAACCTCGACCAAATCGGCGTCGCCTATGGCCGCCAGGGCCCCTCCCAGCGTCATGCCCGCGCCATCCGCAACCGGCTGGAACACTCCAACATGGACGACATTTTCCAGCGCGGCGTCCACGAATTCATCCAGGAATTCATCGCCGACAACAGCCGGCTCGGCGAAATCGTCGCCAAGCAGTATCTTATCTGA
- a CDS encoding transglutaminase family protein, producing the protein MRLRITHTTNYHYEPPATGVIQVLRITPSSHDGQYVAEWQIDISSDTRLDMHYDAFGNITHVLTVGATEDLTITAEGLIETSDTGGVLKGADERFPPQLFLRPTELTDLAPPMQALARELRGDGSGDTIGFLHALMTAINKHITFDDDPTHSGTTASEAFTLRRGVCQDYAHVFIACARAGGVPARFVSGHFLRADGVVHQPAGHAWAEAYVPGLGWVGFDPANGICTTDAHARVAIGLDYLGAAPVRGTRYGGGLETLTVSVKVDQAGRQFQSQ; encoded by the coding sequence ATGCGCCTGCGCATCACGCACACCACCAACTATCACTACGAGCCGCCCGCCACCGGCGTGATCCAGGTGCTGCGGATCACGCCGAGCAGCCACGACGGGCAGTACGTCGCCGAATGGCAGATCGACATCTCCTCCGACACCCGGCTGGACATGCATTACGACGCGTTCGGCAACATCACCCATGTGCTGACGGTCGGCGCCACTGAAGACCTCACCATCACAGCCGAGGGGCTGATCGAGACCTCCGACACCGGGGGCGTGCTGAAGGGCGCCGACGAGCGGTTTCCGCCGCAGCTGTTTCTGCGCCCGACCGAACTGACCGATCTGGCACCGCCGATGCAGGCGCTGGCGCGCGAGCTGCGCGGCGACGGCAGCGGCGATACGATCGGCTTCCTGCATGCGCTGATGACGGCGATCAACAAGCACATCACCTTCGACGACGACCCGACCCATTCCGGCACCACGGCGTCCGAAGCCTTCACGCTGCGCCGCGGCGTCTGCCAGGACTACGCGCATGTGTTCATCGCCTGCGCACGCGCCGGCGGCGTGCCGGCCCGGTTCGTCTCCGGACATTTCCTGCGCGCTGACGGCGTGGTGCACCAGCCCGCCGGCCACGCCTGGGCCGAAGCCTATGTGCCGGGTCTCGGCTGGGTCGGATTCGATCCGGCCAACGGCATCTGCACCACCGACGCCCATGCCCGCGTCGCGATCGGGCTCGACTATCTCGGCGCCGCCCCGGTGCGCGGCACCCGCTATGGTGGCGGCCTCGAGACGCTGACGGTGTCGGTGAAGGTCGATCAGGCCGGCCGGCAGTTTCAGTCGCAGTAG
- the gpt gene encoding xanthine phosphoribosyltransferase, which yields MSQSEPSEQKRAGRPFPVSWDQFHRDCRALSWRLNELGPFHAVIAITRGGLVPAAIVARELGLRVIDTVCIASYEHDKQGELQVLKGVSDQTATLGGGTGRGLLIIDDLVDTGKTGRMVRSMLPDAHFAAVYAKPKGRPLVDTFITEVSQDTWIFFPWDTGLSFQPPLKDGAG from the coding sequence ATGTCTCAAAGCGAACCGAGTGAACAGAAACGGGCAGGGCGTCCGTTTCCGGTGTCATGGGATCAGTTTCATCGTGATTGCCGGGCGCTGAGCTGGCGGCTCAACGAACTCGGGCCGTTCCATGCGGTGATCGCCATCACCCGCGGCGGTCTGGTGCCCGCCGCGATCGTCGCGCGGGAGCTCGGCCTGCGGGTGATCGACACGGTGTGCATCGCCAGCTACGAGCACGACAAGCAGGGCGAGCTTCAGGTGCTCAAGGGCGTCTCCGATCAGACCGCCACGCTGGGCGGCGGCACCGGCAGGGGCCTGCTGATCATCGACGACCTGGTCGACACCGGCAAGACCGGCCGGATGGTGCGGTCGATGCTGCCCGACGCGCATTTCGCCGCGGTCTATGCCAAGCCGAAAGGCCGTCCCTTGGTCGACACCTTCATCACCGAAGTGTCGCAGGACACCTGGATCTTCTTCCCCTGGGACACCGGGCTCAGCTTCCAGCCGCCGCTCAAGGACGGGGCGGGCTGA